From the Lathyrus oleraceus cultivar Zhongwan6 chromosome 4, CAAS_Psat_ZW6_1.0, whole genome shotgun sequence genome, one window contains:
- the LOC127135541 gene encoding U11/U12 small nuclear ribonucleoprotein 31 kDa protein, with amino-acid sequence MSSKKKHKRKHSDNDEDDDVFYYRYCASSSTPNTTTGTTSSNQPQSKPNNKGSSIGGTGEPLAPSKSTLYVSNLDYSLTNSDLHTLFSTFGRIARVTVLKDRHTRLSRGVAFVQFVSRNDAQRAVAEMNKKILNGRTLTASIAADNGRAPEFIRKRVYNTETALCYECGGHGHLSYECPKNQLGPRPRPQPKKPRRGFSGLRDRDGEEEGDEEEEEGGQIAAEQFDDNWASVVDDEAGERLLGRNRNDDEGLDNNKTKKKGKKAGYFSDESDHDDDD; translated from the coding sequence ATGTCAAGCAAGAAGAAACACAAACGAAAACACAGCGACAACGATGAAGACGACGACGTTTTCTACTACCGCTACTGCGCTTCGTCCTCAACCCCCAACACCACCACCGGCACCACATCCAGTAATCAACCCCAATCAAAACCGAACAACAAAGGATCATCAATAGGAGGAACAGGTGAACCCTTAGCACCATCAAAATCGACGCTATACGTTTCTAATCTAGATTACTCCCTAACAAACTCCGATCTCCATACGCTCTTCTCTACTTTCGGCCGCATCGCGCGTGTAACCGTTCTCAAAGACCGTCACACGCGCCTAAGCCGCGGTGTCGCGTTTGTCCAATTCGTTTCTCGTAATGACGCCCAACGCGCCGTGGCGGAGATGAATAAGAAGATTCTCAATGGAAGGACTCTAACTGCTTCTATTGCTGCTGATAATGGACGTGCTCCGGAGTTTATTCGGAAGCGCGTGTACAATACTGAGACTGCTTTGTGTTATGAGTGTGGGGGGCATGGTCATTTGTCGTATGAGTGTCCTAAGAATCAGTTGGGGCCGAGGCCGCGGCCTCAGCCTAAGAAGCCGCGACGGGGATTTAGTGGGCTGAGGGATAGGGATGGGGAGGAGGAAGGTgatgaggaggaggaggagggtGGTCAGATTGCTGCGGAGCAGTTTGACGATAATTGGGCTTCTGTTGTGGATGATGAAGCGGGTGAAAGGTTGCTGGGGAGAAACAGAAATGATGATGAGGGTTTGGACAACAACAAGACgaagaagaaagggaagaaaGCTGGGTATTTCAGTGATGAGAgtgatcatgatgatgatgattga
- the LOC127137470 gene encoding U11/U12 small nuclear ribonucleoprotein 31 kDa protein has product MSSKKKHKRKHSDSDEDDDVFYYRYCASSSTPNTTTGTTSSNQPQSKPNNKGSSIGGTGEPLAPSKSTLYVSNLDYSLTNSDLHTLFSTFGRIARVTVLKDRHTRLSRGVAFVQFVSRNDAQRAVAEMNKKILNGRTLTASIAADNGRAPEFIRKRVYNTETALCYECGGHGHLSYECPKNQLGPRPRPQPKKPRRGFSGLRDRDGEEEGDEEEEEGGQIAAEQFDDNWASVVDDEEGERLLGRNRNDDEGLDNNKTKKKGKKAGYFSDESDHDDDD; this is encoded by the coding sequence ATGTCAAGCAAGAAGAAACACAAACGAAAACACAGCGACAGCGATGAAGACGACGACGTTTTCTACTACCGCTACTGCGCTTCGTCCTCAACCCCCAACACCACCACCGGCACCACATCCAGTAATCAACCCCAATCAAAACCGAACAACAAAGGATCATCAATAGGAGGAACAGGTGAACCCTTAGCACCATCAAAATCGACGCTATACGTTTCTAATCTAGATTACTCCCTAACAAACTCCGATCTCCATACGCTCTTCTCTACTTTCGGCCGCATCGCGCGTGTAACCGTTCTCAAAGACCGTCACACGCGCCTAAGCCGCGGTGTCGCGTTTGTCCAATTCGTTTCTCGTAATGACGCCCAACGCGCCGTGGCGGAGATGAATAAGAAGATTCTCAATGGAAGGACACTAACTGCTTCTATTGCTGCTGATAATGGACGTGCTCCGGAGTTTATTCGGAAGCGCGTGTACAATACTGAGACTGCTTTGTGTTATGAGTGTGGGGGGCATGGTCATTTGTCGTATGAGTGTCCTAAGAATCAGTTGGGGCCGAGGCCGCGGCCTCAGCCTAAGAAGCCGCGACGGGGATTTAGTGGGCTGAGGGATAGGGATGGGGAGGAGGAAGGTgatgaggaggaggaggagggtGGTCAGATTGCTGCGGAGCAGTTTGACGATAATTGGGCTTCTGTTGTGGATGATGAAGAGGGTGAAAGGTTGCTGGGGAGAAACAGAAATGATGATGAGGGTTTGGACAACAACAAGACgaagaagaaagggaagaaaGCTGGGTATTTCAGTGATGAGAgtgatcatgatgatgatgattga